A window of the Dickeya dianthicola NCPPB 453 genome harbors these coding sequences:
- the pabB gene encoding aminodeoxychorismate synthase component 1, with amino-acid sequence MPTSIVYHALPYQPDALLRLFSSLSRQPWAMLLHSGFADHPHNRFDILVAEPRLTLQTVGELTTLQHGDARQTSAEDPFHLLQQQLDALALNVPPHPDYPFQGGALGLFGYDLGRRVEQLPAIAERDIDLPDMAVGIYDWALIADHHQQRLTLVTHGDSEARLAWLNSLSPAEPGAFCLTSDWQANMSRAQYGEKFRRIQDYLHAGDCYQVNLTQRFQATYHGDEWQAFLTLSASNRAPFSAFLRLPHSAVLSISPERFLWLHDGCIQARPIKGTLPRLPDADADARQAQRLAASEKDRAENLMIVDLLRNDIGRVAVPGSVRVPELFVVEPFPAVHHLVSTIEARLPAQQHATGVLRACFPGGSITGAPKVRAMEIIEELEPHRRNAYCGSIGYLSVCGTMDTNITIRTLIAANGTLSCWAGGGIVADSEEQAEYQETFDKIGRILPLLTVSTTD; translated from the coding sequence ATGCCGACATCGATAGTCTATCACGCGCTCCCGTATCAGCCGGATGCGCTGTTGCGTCTTTTTAGTTCCCTGTCGCGCCAGCCCTGGGCGATGTTGCTCCATTCCGGGTTTGCCGACCATCCCCATAACCGGTTTGACATTCTGGTGGCGGAGCCGCGCCTGACCTTGCAGACCGTCGGCGAGCTGACCACGCTCCAACACGGCGATGCCCGGCAGACCTCCGCAGAAGACCCGTTCCACCTGCTGCAACAGCAGCTCGACGCGCTGGCGCTGAATGTGCCGCCGCACCCGGATTACCCGTTTCAGGGCGGCGCTCTCGGTTTGTTCGGTTACGATCTGGGCCGACGGGTGGAACAGTTGCCGGCCATCGCCGAGCGGGATATCGACCTGCCCGACATGGCGGTGGGCATTTACGACTGGGCGTTGATTGCCGACCATCACCAGCAGCGCCTGACCCTGGTCACCCACGGCGACAGCGAGGCCAGACTGGCCTGGCTGAACAGCCTTTCCCCCGCCGAACCGGGCGCATTTTGCCTGACCAGCGACTGGCAGGCCAATATGAGTCGTGCGCAGTATGGCGAGAAGTTCCGCCGAATTCAGGATTATCTTCATGCAGGCGACTGTTATCAGGTCAATCTGACGCAACGTTTTCAAGCCACGTATCACGGCGACGAATGGCAGGCGTTTCTGACGCTTTCCGCCAGCAATCGGGCGCCGTTTTCCGCTTTCCTGCGGCTGCCGCACAGCGCGGTGCTCAGCATTTCACCGGAGCGTTTCCTGTGGCTGCACGACGGCTGCATTCAGGCCCGGCCGATCAAAGGCACGCTGCCGCGGCTGCCGGATGCCGACGCCGATGCCCGCCAGGCGCAGCGGCTGGCGGCCTCCGAGAAAGATCGCGCCGAGAACCTGATGATCGTCGACCTGCTGCGTAACGACATCGGCCGGGTGGCGGTGCCGGGCAGCGTGCGGGTGCCGGAATTATTTGTGGTGGAGCCGTTTCCGGCGGTGCATCATTTAGTCAGCACCATCGAAGCGCGATTACCCGCACAGCAGCACGCCACGGGTGTGCTGCGCGCCTGCTTTCCCGGCGGCTCGATCACCGGCGCGCCCAAAGTGCGTGCAATGGAGATTATCGAAGAGCTGGAGCCGCATCGCCGTAATGCCTACTGCGGCAGCATCGGCTATCTCAGCGTCTGCGGCACGATGGACACCAATATCACCATTCGTACTCTTATCGCCGCCAATGGCACGTTGTCCTGCTGGGCTGGCGGCGGAATTGTGGCCGACAGCGAAGAACAGGCAGAATATCAGGAAACATTCGACAAGATTGGCCGCATTCTGCCGTTATTAACCGTATCGACCACGGATTAA
- a CDS encoding CoA pyrophosphatase yields the protein MTDATLLPLSDRTDGYRPYDLDAFITRFQLQTAPSLPVTQHHRQAAVLVPIIRRPDPCLLLTRRSPRLRKHAGQVAFPGGAADLDDRSLIATALREAQEEVAILPASVQILGTLPAFDSVSGYQVTPVVGLLSENTPFHPNSDEVAELFEMPLREAFALQRYYSLDIERRQQRHRVYLSWYRQQFIWGLTAAIIRQLALHVATPEPA from the coding sequence ATGACCGACGCCACGCTGTTGCCTCTCTCAGACCGCACTGACGGATACCGTCCTTATGATTTGGACGCGTTTATTACCCGCTTTCAGTTGCAGACCGCCCCCAGTCTGCCGGTCACGCAGCACCACCGCCAGGCGGCGGTGCTGGTGCCGATCATCCGTCGCCCCGACCCTTGTCTGCTGCTGACGCGCCGCTCGCCCCGTTTGCGCAAACACGCCGGCCAGGTGGCCTTTCCCGGCGGTGCGGCGGACCTGGACGATCGCTCGCTGATTGCCACCGCGCTGCGTGAAGCGCAGGAGGAAGTAGCGATTCTCCCGGCATCGGTCCAGATCCTGGGAACGCTGCCGGCGTTCGACAGCGTCAGCGGCTATCAGGTCACTCCGGTAGTCGGCCTGCTGTCGGAGAACACGCCTTTTCATCCCAACTCCGACGAAGTCGCGGAACTGTTTGAAATGCCGCTGCGGGAGGCCTTTGCCCTCCAGCGCTACTATTCACTGGATATCGAGCGCCGCCAGCAGCGCCACCGCGTCTACCTTTCCTGGTATCGGCAACAGTTCATCTGGGGGTTGACCGCGGCCATCATTCGCCAGTTGGCGCTGCACGTGGCGACGCCGGAACCGGCGTAA
- a CDS encoding L-serine ammonia-lyase → MISVFDMFKIGIGPSSSHTVGPMKAGKQFVDELQQKDLLSRTDRVTVEVYGSLALTGKGHHTDIAIILGLAGNQPDTVDIDAIPAFIRDVEQTERLSLAGAHEVAFPREGGMIFRGENLPLHENGMTLTAFAADLPLFRQTYYSTGGGFIVDEAHFGQPQESTFTVPHPYRSARDILEHCKQSGLSVSGMMMRNELALHSRQEIEDYFAAVWQTMRACMDRGMNTEGVLPGPLRVPRRAAALRRILVSSDKLSNDPMNVVDWVNMFALAVNEENAAGGRVVTAPTNGACGIVPAVLAYYDHFIEPVGPGIYLRYFMAAGAIGTLYKMNASISGAEVGCQGEVGVACSMAAAGLAELLGASPEQVCVAAEIGMEHNLGLTCDPVAGQVQVPCIERNAIAAVKAINATRMAVRRTTEARVSLDKVIETMYETGKDMNAKYRETSRGGLAIKVQCD, encoded by the coding sequence GTGATAAGCGTATTCGACATGTTCAAAATCGGTATTGGCCCCTCCAGCTCTCACACGGTCGGACCGATGAAAGCCGGTAAGCAATTTGTCGATGAACTGCAACAGAAGGATTTGTTATCCCGCACCGATCGGGTGACGGTGGAGGTTTACGGCTCCCTCGCCCTGACCGGCAAAGGCCACCACACCGACATTGCGATTATCCTGGGGCTAGCGGGCAATCAGCCGGATACCGTGGATATCGACGCTATCCCGGCGTTTATCCGGGATGTGGAACAAACCGAGCGGTTATCGCTGGCCGGCGCGCATGAAGTCGCGTTTCCCCGCGAAGGCGGTATGATTTTCCGTGGCGAAAACCTGCCGCTGCACGAAAACGGCATGACGCTGACCGCCTTTGCCGCCGACCTGCCGCTGTTTCGCCAAACCTATTACTCGACAGGCGGCGGGTTTATCGTTGATGAAGCGCATTTTGGTCAACCTCAGGAATCTACCTTCACCGTGCCGCATCCTTACCGCTCCGCGCGGGACATTCTGGAACACTGCAAACAAAGCGGCCTGTCCGTCTCCGGCATGATGATGCGCAACGAACTGGCGCTGCATAGCCGTCAGGAAATCGAGGACTATTTTGCCGCAGTCTGGCAGACCATGCGCGCCTGTATGGATCGCGGCATGAACACCGAGGGCGTGCTGCCCGGCCCGTTGCGGGTGCCGCGCCGCGCCGCCGCCCTGCGCCGCATACTGGTGTCCTCGGACAAGCTGTCCAACGACCCGATGAACGTGGTGGATTGGGTCAACATGTTCGCACTGGCGGTCAATGAGGAAAACGCCGCCGGCGGGCGCGTGGTTACCGCCCCCACCAACGGCGCTTGCGGCATCGTGCCGGCGGTGCTGGCCTACTACGATCATTTTATCGAACCGGTCGGCCCCGGCATTTATCTGCGCTATTTCATGGCGGCAGGCGCTATCGGGACGCTGTATAAGATGAACGCCTCTATTTCCGGAGCGGAAGTCGGTTGCCAGGGTGAAGTGGGCGTGGCCTGTTCGATGGCGGCGGCCGGCCTGGCCGAGCTGCTGGGCGCCAGCCCGGAACAGGTGTGCGTGGCCGCGGAGATAGGTATGGAGCACAATCTGGGGCTGACCTGCGATCCGGTGGCTGGCCAGGTACAGGTGCCTTGCATCGAGCGTAACGCCATCGCGGCGGTCAAAGCCATCAACGCCACCCGCATGGCGGTGCGGCGCACCACCGAAGCCCGCGTGTCGCTCGACAAGGTGATTGAAACCATGTACGAAACCGGGAAAGACATGAACGCCAAATACCGCGAAACCTCCCGCGGCGGCCTAGCCATCAAAGTGCAGTGCGACTGA
- a CDS encoding methyl-accepting chemotaxis protein produces the protein MNTWSIKKKLGMMIAIIIISFVALTVFLLSRQTATTSELQRLYEKDYQAASMIGQIDGLLTRVDINILRMIAIGDPASIAGWKSQNTENFTKVEGLLSKLKAIIDPTMAQSFDGLVSSYTLMRKGMEHQVQAVESGDMKNASEINKNEVKGPADKTFGELSALKKYQDELANKKVVEQQSSDVTTRIISLLAAGIVALGSVILGTMILRSLLRQLGGEPMAAAQVVNRMAQGDLSGLIPVKDNDQFSLIAQLNEMQSSLSGIVTSVRSNAESLATASIQISQGNQDLSQRTEEQASALQQTSATMEQLGSTVSNNAENARQANQLALGASTLAAEGGSMVGRVIETMKGINDSSKKISDIINVIDSIAFQTNILALNAAVEAARAGEQGRGFAVVASEVRNLAQRSANAAKEISTLINNSVVQVEQGSRLVDETGVTMTQIVAAINQVTDIVSEISASSLEQSSGVKQVGQAITQIDTVTQQNAALVEESAAAAENLKEQAQQLVQAVAVFQVASNAAQPRLFLGR, from the coding sequence ATGAATACATGGTCTATTAAGAAAAAGCTGGGAATGATGATTGCCATTATCATTATTTCATTTGTGGCGTTGACGGTATTTTTGCTTTCCCGTCAAACCGCTACCACGTCAGAATTGCAACGGTTGTATGAAAAAGACTATCAGGCTGCATCAATGATCGGCCAGATTGACGGTCTGCTCACACGCGTGGATATCAATATTTTACGTATGATTGCCATTGGCGACCCCGCGTCGATTGCCGGATGGAAGAGTCAGAATACCGAGAACTTCACGAAGGTGGAGGGGCTGTTAAGTAAACTGAAAGCCATTATTGACCCGACGATGGCGCAGTCTTTTGACGGGCTGGTGTCATCGTACACGCTAATGCGCAAAGGCATGGAGCATCAGGTACAAGCCGTGGAGTCTGGCGATATGAAAAACGCCAGCGAAATTAATAAAAATGAAGTCAAAGGACCGGCAGACAAGACATTTGGCGAATTGTCCGCGTTAAAAAAATATCAGGATGAGCTGGCGAACAAGAAAGTGGTTGAGCAGCAAAGTAGCGATGTCACAACGCGTATCATTTCACTGCTTGCCGCAGGCATCGTTGCGTTGGGGTCGGTGATTCTGGGGACGATGATTTTGCGCAGCCTGCTGCGCCAGCTTGGCGGCGAGCCTATGGCTGCGGCACAAGTTGTTAACCGCATGGCGCAAGGGGATCTTTCCGGCCTGATTCCGGTAAAAGATAATGATCAGTTCAGTCTTATTGCTCAACTGAACGAAATGCAGTCTTCCCTGTCAGGGATTGTCACCAGCGTACGCAGCAATGCGGAAAGTCTGGCGACCGCAAGCATCCAGATATCGCAGGGTAATCAGGACCTGAGCCAGCGTACGGAAGAGCAGGCCAGCGCGCTGCAACAGACTTCCGCCACCATGGAACAGTTAGGGTCTACCGTCAGTAATAACGCCGAGAATGCCCGTCAGGCCAATCAACTGGCGTTAGGCGCGTCAACACTGGCGGCGGAAGGCGGCAGTATGGTTGGACGCGTGATTGAAACCATGAAAGGTATTAACGATAGTTCGAAAAAGATTTCGGACATCATCAATGTGATAGACAGCATCGCTTTCCAGACCAATATCCTGGCGCTGAATGCGGCGGTGGAAGCGGCGCGTGCCGGTGAACAAGGTCGCGGGTTTGCCGTGGTGGCTTCTGAAGTGCGTAATCTTGCGCAGCGAAGCGCAAATGCTGCGAAAGAGATCAGTACGTTGATTAACAACAGCGTTGTGCAGGTTGAGCAAGGTAGCCGGTTGGTCGATGAAACCGGCGTAACCATGACGCAGATTGTGGCGGCGATTAATCAGGTCACCGATATTGTGTCGGAAATCAGCGCGTCCAGCCTGGAGCAAAGTTCGGGAGTGAAACAGGTGGGACAGGCCATCACGCAGATTGATACGGTCACACAGCAGAACGCCGCATTGGTGGAAGAGAGCGCGGCGGCGGCAGAGAACCTGAAAGAACAGGCCCAGCAGCTGGTACAGGCGGTAGCGGTGTTTCAGGTGGCGTCCAACGCCGCCCAACCCCGGTTGTTTCTGGGGCGGTAA
- a CDS encoding TerC family protein, giving the protein MEFLLDPSIWAGLLTLIILEIVLGIDNLVFIAILADKLPPKQRDKARIIGLSLAMLMRLGLLSLISWMVTLTRPLFSVGQFSFSGRDLILLAGGVFLLFKATMELHERLENRPHDPNANRAHASFWAVVVQIVILDAVFSLDAVITAVGMVNHLGVMMTAVVIAMAMMLLASKPLTRFVNAHPTVVVLCLSFLLMIGLSLVAEGFGFHIPKGYLYAAIGFSIVIEMFNQIARHNFIKHQSHRPMRERTAEAILRLMGSRKATHDDQEELPQQQPEETFAEEERYMISGVLTLASRSLRSVMTPRTDISWVDCERSVEDIRLQLLDTPHSLFPVCRGSLDELVGVVRAKDLLVALDQHTDVEQFAAANPPIVVPETLDVINLLPVLRRAKGSLVMITNEFGVVQGVVTPLDILEAIAGEFPDEDETLDIIEDGDGWLVRGGTDLHSLQQVLNVQDLVDPKEDYTSLAGLLLAHSDEFPKVGDQLKLDRLRFLIVEATDYRIELVRIVRIPETPPVTEV; this is encoded by the coding sequence ATGGAATTTTTGCTAGATCCCTCAATCTGGGCAGGCTTACTGACGTTGATAATACTCGAAATTGTATTGGGTATCGACAACCTGGTGTTCATCGCCATTCTGGCGGACAAACTGCCGCCCAAACAGCGAGACAAGGCGCGTATCATCGGTTTGTCGCTGGCGATGCTGATGCGGCTTGGCCTGCTATCGCTGATTTCCTGGATGGTGACGCTGACGCGGCCGCTGTTTTCTGTCGGGCAGTTCAGTTTTTCCGGACGTGACCTGATTTTGCTGGCCGGGGGGGTGTTCCTGCTGTTCAAAGCCACGATGGAGTTACATGAACGGCTGGAAAACCGTCCGCACGACCCGAATGCCAACCGTGCGCATGCCAGCTTTTGGGCGGTGGTGGTACAGATTGTTATTCTGGACGCGGTATTTTCCCTCGACGCGGTCATTACCGCCGTGGGCATGGTCAACCATCTGGGCGTGATGATGACCGCCGTAGTGATCGCTATGGCCATGATGCTGCTGGCATCCAAACCGCTGACCCGCTTTGTGAACGCCCATCCGACGGTGGTGGTGCTCTGTCTCAGCTTCCTGCTGATGATCGGTTTGAGCCTGGTGGCGGAAGGGTTTGGTTTCCATATTCCGAAAGGATATCTGTATGCCGCGATCGGCTTCTCGATAGTGATCGAGATGTTTAATCAGATAGCCCGCCATAACTTCATCAAACATCAATCGCACCGGCCGATGCGCGAGCGTACTGCCGAGGCGATTTTGCGCCTGATGGGGTCACGAAAAGCCACCCATGACGATCAGGAAGAACTGCCGCAGCAGCAACCGGAAGAAACGTTCGCTGAAGAAGAGCGCTATATGATCAGTGGCGTGCTGACGCTGGCCTCTCGTTCCCTGCGCAGCGTGATGACGCCGCGTACCGATATCTCCTGGGTGGACTGCGAACGTTCGGTGGAAGATATCCGCCTGCAACTGCTGGACACGCCGCATAGCCTGTTTCCGGTGTGCCGCGGCTCGCTGGATGAACTGGTCGGGGTGGTGCGCGCCAAAGATCTGCTGGTGGCGCTGGATCAACACACCGATGTGGAACAGTTCGCCGCCGCCAACCCGCCGATCGTGGTGCCGGAAACGCTGGATGTCATCAACCTGTTGCCGGTGCTGCGTCGTGCAAAAGGCAGCCTGGTGATGATCACCAACGAATTTGGCGTGGTGCAGGGGGTAGTGACGCCGCTGGATATTCTGGAAGCGATCGCCGGCGAGTTCCCGGATGAAGATGAAACGCTGGATATCATCGAGGACGGCGATGGCTGGCTGGTACGAGGCGGTACTGATCTGCACTCGTTGCAGCAGGTGCTCAACGTGCAGGATTTGGTCGATCCGAAAGAGGATTATACCTCGCTGGCCGGTCTGTTACTGGCGCACAGCGATGAGTTCCCCAAAGTGGGGGATCAACTGAAACTGGACCGGTTACGGTTCCTGATCGTGGAAGCGACGGACTATCGCATCGAACTGGTTCGCATTGTCCGTATTCCGGAAACGCCCCCGGTAACTGAGGTGTAA